The following proteins are co-located in the uncultured Tolumonas sp. genome:
- the map gene encoding type I methionyl aminopeptidase, which yields MNEIVLKTNDELDLMRESGRLLASVFAYLDPFIQPGISTMKINDLVEDFITNTLNARPASKGQYDFPFVLNTSVNEVVCHGMPSETHILKAGDIVNVDITLEKNGFIADSSKMYMVGEVSPLAKRLVDKTYEAMWQGIRAVKPGATLGDIGYAIQKFAAINNYSVVREYCGHGIGKEMHEEPAVLHYGTPNSGIVLKEGMTFTIEPMINQGEAKVKLKRDGWTVVTRDKKLSAQWEHTVAVTADGYEVLTLRTDECL from the coding sequence ATGAATGAGATTGTACTTAAAACTAATGATGAACTTGATTTAATGCGTGAGTCTGGCCGCCTCTTAGCCTCGGTATTCGCTTATCTTGACCCGTTTATACAACCGGGGATCTCGACCATGAAAATTAATGATCTGGTTGAAGACTTCATTACCAATACGCTGAATGCCCGCCCTGCTAGTAAGGGGCAATACGACTTCCCTTTTGTTCTCAACACGTCAGTGAATGAAGTAGTTTGTCATGGCATGCCTTCAGAAACTCATATTCTGAAAGCTGGCGATATTGTAAATGTTGATATCACGCTAGAAAAGAACGGCTTTATCGCAGACTCCAGCAAAATGTATATGGTTGGCGAGGTTTCCCCTCTAGCTAAGCGGTTGGTGGATAAAACCTATGAGGCCATGTGGCAAGGCATTCGTGCTGTAAAACCGGGGGCAACACTGGGTGATATTGGTTATGCCATACAAAAATTTGCAGCTATCAACAATTACTCGGTAGTGCGCGAATATTGCGGCCATGGCATCGGCAAAGAGATGCATGAAGAACCAGCTGTTCTGCATTATGGTACACCCAATTCAGGCATCGTGCTCAAAGAAGGAATGACCTTCACCATTGAACCCATGATCAACCAAGGTGAAGCAAAAGTGAAACTCAAACGTGATGGCTGGACTGTAGTAACCAGAGACAAAAAGCTCTCTGCTCAGTGGGAACATACTGTCGCAGTAACAGCGGATGGTTATGAGGTTTTGACCTTACGAACAGATGAATGTCTTTAA
- a CDS encoding ParD-like family protein — MGIVKISDELHEELRKASSAMVRSINSQAEYWIKMGMLAETNPTMTYSEIIREQLRLVDVKLSDAINE; from the coding sequence ATGGGTATTGTAAAAATTAGCGATGAACTCCACGAAGAGCTGCGCAAAGCCAGTTCAGCAATGGTTCGTTCAATCAATTCGCAAGCCGAATATTGGATCAAAATGGGTATGTTGGCCGAAACCAACCCAACCATGACTTACAGTGAAATTATTCGTGAACAGCTTCGACTGGTTGATGTGAAGTTAAGTGATGCGATCAATGAATGA
- a CDS encoding beta-galactosidase — MKVGVDYYPEHWDPAIWEQDAQQMKSAGITIVRLAEFAWSKLEPTEGIYDFDWLDKAIKILNTQGIKVVLGTPTATPPNWLVEKHPDILPIDNKKQPIYPGVRCHRCYNSPSLRLHTNKIIKKLTHHYANNPAVIGWQTDNELAANDCHCENCTLEFRNWLERKYGSLENINREWGTVVWSGDYTSWSQVTTPLGGSPHQNPSLLLDFQRFSSDSVADFNRFQASLIRENCPNHFVTHNLWGYPVVTDYYDLFDEMDFATVDYYPSTDLNDDSKAAIYHGALTLDLTRGVKQKNFWVMEQLSGTPGCWNPMSRAPFPGMIRAHAWQSISRGADVIVNFRWRTARIGAEQFWHGLLDHHGQPGRRFSEFKKFSEEVAQLSDLLDGTSLKNDVAMLFSHEQHNAFKIQPQSDGFDYLNNFKQLHRTLVKQGVGVDVINWIEDIEDYKLVIAPYLFLENDLVVSKLETYAKNGGTLILTTRTGVKNMHNVCQPERLPGQLSKIAGIQVEEYDPVGTDVQKIVLRTNEEVSCFQWCDVINLSTAETIGLYASEYYSGQAAITRNQFGNGVVYYIGSVLNDVGYERLFSQIIQECQIESTGNLPTGVELSVRSSDNKRILFALNLTKEKKQITLTPRTRKCAFSGQSVDLDLILEPGDVRVMIEEMS; from the coding sequence ATGAAAGTTGGTGTGGACTATTATCCGGAGCATTGGGACCCCGCTATTTGGGAACAAGATGCACAGCAAATGAAATCAGCAGGAATTACTATTGTTCGATTAGCTGAATTTGCTTGGTCAAAACTAGAACCAACAGAAGGGATATATGATTTTGATTGGTTAGACAAAGCGATTAAAATACTTAACACACAGGGGATTAAAGTTGTTTTAGGTACGCCTACTGCTACGCCACCAAATTGGCTTGTAGAGAAACATCCCGATATATTACCTATTGACAATAAAAAACAGCCGATATATCCCGGCGTAAGATGTCATCGCTGTTATAACAGCCCATCACTACGTCTGCATACAAATAAAATAATAAAAAAATTGACCCATCATTATGCGAATAATCCCGCAGTAATAGGCTGGCAAACTGATAATGAATTGGCCGCCAATGATTGCCATTGCGAAAATTGTACACTGGAATTCAGGAATTGGCTGGAGCGAAAATATGGCTCGCTGGAGAATATAAATCGGGAATGGGGCACTGTAGTTTGGAGTGGTGATTATACATCATGGTCACAAGTCACAACGCCTCTGGGTGGTTCACCTCACCAGAATCCATCGTTATTGCTTGATTTCCAACGCTTCTCGTCTGATTCAGTAGCTGATTTTAATCGCTTTCAGGCATCCTTGATCCGCGAGAATTGCCCAAATCATTTTGTAACACACAACTTATGGGGCTACCCCGTTGTCACTGATTATTACGATCTCTTCGATGAGATGGACTTCGCTACTGTTGACTATTACCCCAGCACAGATTTAAACGATGATTCTAAGGCGGCTATTTATCATGGTGCGTTGACTCTCGATTTAACCCGTGGTGTTAAACAGAAAAACTTCTGGGTCATGGAACAATTAAGCGGCACACCTGGTTGCTGGAATCCGATGTCACGAGCCCCGTTCCCAGGCATGATCCGAGCTCATGCATGGCAAAGTATCTCGCGGGGAGCAGACGTTATCGTTAACTTCCGCTGGCGTACTGCGCGTATTGGCGCAGAACAATTTTGGCATGGCTTATTAGATCATCATGGGCAGCCGGGTAGACGTTTTTCAGAGTTCAAGAAATTCTCAGAAGAAGTCGCACAATTGTCAGATTTACTGGATGGTACTTCGCTTAAAAATGATGTCGCGATGTTGTTCTCTCACGAACAACATAATGCTTTTAAGATCCAACCTCAGTCAGATGGTTTTGATTATCTGAATAATTTCAAACAGCTACATCGAACTTTAGTAAAACAAGGTGTCGGCGTTGATGTCATTAATTGGATTGAGGATATTGAAGATTACAAGCTCGTGATCGCACCTTATCTGTTCCTTGAAAATGACCTTGTCGTATCAAAATTAGAAACCTACGCGAAAAATGGCGGTACGCTGATATTAACCACCCGAACAGGCGTTAAAAACATGCATAACGTCTGTCAGCCAGAGCGCTTACCCGGCCAATTGAGCAAAATTGCTGGTATCCAAGTTGAAGAGTACGACCCTGTTGGTACAGATGTGCAGAAAATTGTATTACGCACAAACGAAGAAGTTAGCTGCTTCCAATGGTGTGATGTCATCAATTTGAGTACCGCAGAAACAATTGGACTTTACGCTAGTGAATACTATTCTGGTCAAGCGGCGATCACTCGCAATCAATTTGGTAACGGTGTGGTCTATTACATCGGCTCTGTGCTCAATGATGTAGGCTACGAACGATTATTTTCCCAGATCATTCAGGAATGCCAGATTGAATCTACCGGCAACTTACCAACAGGAGTGGAGCTTTCGGTAAGAAGTAGCGATAACAAACGTATTTTGTTTGCCTTAAACCTAACCAAAGAAAAGAAGCAAATTACGTTAACCCCACGAACCAGAAAATGTGCGTTTAGTGGCCAATCGGTTGATTTAGACTTAATTTTGGAACCGGGTGATGTTCGCGTGATGATTGAAGAGATGAGTTAA
- a CDS encoding carbohydrate ABC transporter permease — protein sequence MYPLPIDKWKPANRSLYKFSLPLALVVWLLPLLAVMLTSIRSTEELMQGNYWGWPKDFSLLENYRTVLIDSPMLHYLWNSCLITFPSVLGAIALSATAGFALATYPFRGNTAILATFVAGNFVPIQILMIPVRDLTLKMGLFNTVEGLIFFHIAFQTGFCTLFLRNFIKELPYELFEAARVEGATEWQLFYKIVLPLIGPALAALAILVFTFVWNDYFWALCLTQGDDAAPLTVGVAGLKGQWTTAWNLVSAGSLLAALPSVLMFFAMQKYFIAGLTFGATKG from the coding sequence ATGTATCCATTACCGATAGATAAATGGAAACCGGCAAATCGGAGTTTATATAAATTTTCACTGCCACTGGCTTTAGTCGTTTGGTTATTACCCTTATTAGCGGTCATGTTGACATCCATTCGCTCAACAGAAGAACTCATGCAGGGTAATTATTGGGGATGGCCAAAAGATTTTTCATTATTGGAAAATTATCGCACGGTATTAATTGATTCACCCATGCTTCATTACCTGTGGAATAGTTGCTTAATTACCTTTCCTTCGGTATTAGGCGCAATAGCGCTCTCAGCTACCGCAGGGTTTGCGCTGGCAACATATCCTTTTCGTGGGAATACAGCAATACTGGCAACCTTTGTTGCAGGTAATTTTGTACCCATTCAAATATTAATGATCCCTGTTCGTGACTTAACTTTAAAAATGGGATTATTTAATACAGTAGAGGGATTAATATTCTTTCATATCGCATTTCAAACTGGATTCTGTACTCTATTTCTTCGTAATTTCATTAAGGAATTACCATATGAATTATTTGAAGCGGCCCGAGTTGAAGGAGCAACAGAATGGCAATTATTCTACAAAATAGTATTACCGCTGATCGGCCCTGCATTAGCTGCGTTAGCCATCTTAGTGTTCACTTTTGTTTGGAATGATTATTTCTGGGCGCTGTGTCTCACCCAAGGTGATGATGCCGCACCACTAACTGTGGGTGTAGCTGGGTTAAAAGGTCAATGGACTACCGCATGGAATCTAGTTTCTGCTGGTTCATTACTTGCAGCATTACCTTCCGTACTTATGTTTTTTGCCATGCAGAAATATTTTATTGCCGGACTTACCTTTGGGGCGACTAAAGGTTAA
- a CDS encoding sugar ABC transporter permease, which produces MSNTICSPNLANHEPVGTLSMPKKAISSPLAKRRRRAAFFFMLPAILVFAMYVIYPIFSSIILSFYNWDGVADKVFVGFANYQELFQTDTFYTALKNNLIWLLLFMLAPPIGLALALYLNQNVRGIRLVKSLFFSPFVLSGVVVGLVFSWFFDPGFGLLKLIIGHGIPVLGDEHYATFGIIFAALWPQIPFCMILYLTSLTGMNPEVIEAGRMEGAKGWSLLWHVVLPQLRPATFMSITLTVIGALRSFDLIAVMSGGGPYDSSTVLAYFMYDQSIKYFRFGYSAAIAVVLFLIMSVFITYQLRHLLRSES; this is translated from the coding sequence ATGTCTAACACCATCTGTTCTCCCAATTTGGCTAATCATGAGCCAGTAGGAACGTTGTCTATGCCTAAAAAAGCGATTTCATCGCCTTTAGCAAAACGACGCCGCAGAGCCGCATTTTTTTTCATGCTACCTGCCATTCTCGTTTTTGCTATGTATGTTATCTATCCTATTTTCAGCAGCATTATTCTCAGTTTTTATAATTGGGATGGTGTAGCGGATAAAGTGTTTGTTGGCTTTGCCAATTATCAGGAGTTATTCCAAACAGATACGTTTTATACAGCACTTAAAAACAACCTGATTTGGTTATTACTGTTCATGCTAGCACCGCCGATTGGTCTCGCATTGGCGTTGTATCTGAACCAAAATGTACGTGGTATTCGTCTCGTTAAGTCACTTTTCTTCTCGCCATTTGTTCTATCAGGTGTAGTCGTAGGCTTAGTGTTCAGTTGGTTTTTTGATCCGGGCTTTGGATTATTAAAACTGATCATCGGTCATGGTATTCCTGTGCTCGGTGATGAACATTACGCCACGTTCGGTATCATTTTCGCCGCACTGTGGCCTCAGATCCCTTTTTGCATGATTTTATATCTCACCAGTCTCACAGGAATGAACCCGGAAGTGATTGAGGCTGGACGAATGGAAGGTGCTAAAGGATGGTCCTTGCTGTGGCATGTTGTGTTACCGCAACTTCGTCCGGCTACATTTATGTCTATCACCCTCACTGTGATTGGAGCCTTACGAAGTTTTGACTTGATTGCGGTAATGAGTGGCGGTGGCCCCTATGACAGCTCAACCGTATTGGCGTACTTCATGTATGACCAATCAATCAAATATTTCCGATTTGGTTATTCTGCGGCCATTGCCGTGGTGTTATTCCTGATCATGTCAGTCTTCATTACTTATCAATTACGCCACTTGTTGCGTTCTGAATCCTGA
- a CDS encoding extracellular solute-binding protein, producing the protein MNKACRYSILWATMALTTIANAGTINVNIAFKGASQRTVWESVISDFEKANPDVKVKSAFIEEEAYKVQLPAWLTTVAPDIVKWHEGERMSYYANRGLLEDLSADWTTNGWDKQFTSLKGASSYNGKQYALPTDYFSWGMFYRKDLFDKAGIKGEPRTWEEFLDACQKLKAIGVTPIAVGGRDAWTLAAWFDYLDFRINGYDFHIKLMKGEIPYTDPKVKKVYAEWQKLIDNHYFIDNALSYTLDSALPLFNQGQAAMTLMGTFLSAGIPADIKNNTGYFQFPIIDKTIPVAEDGSAECLNIPAKAKNKPDARRFLAFVSKPEVSAQLAKTFGSLPANNMSPVPEDPIAKKGFEILSTTKGGIAQFYDRDMTKEMADEGMKGMQRFISDPTKIDEILSQLEKTRQRIYKTK; encoded by the coding sequence ATGAACAAAGCATGCCGTTATTCAATTCTATGGGCAACAATGGCGCTAACTACCATTGCAAATGCAGGGACAATCAATGTCAATATTGCATTTAAAGGTGCCAGCCAGCGAACTGTTTGGGAATCGGTGATCAGCGATTTCGAAAAAGCCAACCCAGATGTAAAAGTAAAATCTGCATTTATTGAAGAAGAAGCCTACAAGGTTCAATTGCCTGCTTGGCTTACCACGGTAGCCCCAGATATTGTGAAATGGCATGAAGGCGAACGAATGTCATATTACGCCAATCGTGGTTTGCTTGAAGATCTGTCAGCGGATTGGACAACCAATGGTTGGGATAAACAATTTACCTCATTAAAAGGCGCATCATCTTATAACGGTAAGCAATATGCGCTTCCGACAGACTATTTCTCATGGGGTATGTTTTATCGAAAAGATCTGTTCGATAAAGCAGGTATCAAGGGTGAACCTAGGACATGGGAAGAGTTCCTCGATGCGTGTCAAAAACTGAAAGCAATCGGCGTTACACCGATTGCTGTCGGCGGTCGTGATGCTTGGACTCTCGCTGCCTGGTTTGATTATCTTGATTTCCGCATCAATGGTTATGATTTCCATATCAAATTGATGAAAGGTGAAATTCCTTATACCGACCCCAAAGTTAAAAAAGTATACGCCGAATGGCAAAAGCTGATCGATAACCACTATTTTATCGACAATGCCCTGTCTTACACATTGGATTCGGCTTTGCCGCTGTTCAATCAGGGGCAGGCAGCGATGACATTGATGGGTACATTCTTATCTGCTGGCATTCCGGCCGACATTAAAAACAACACGGGTTACTTCCAGTTCCCCATCATCGATAAAACGATCCCAGTTGCAGAAGATGGTTCTGCGGAATGTTTGAATATCCCAGCCAAGGCTAAGAACAAACCAGATGCACGTCGATTCCTTGCATTTGTCAGCAAACCAGAAGTCAGTGCTCAACTTGCAAAAACCTTTGGCTCATTGCCAGCCAATAACATGTCTCCTGTTCCAGAAGATCCTATTGCGAAGAAAGGCTTTGAAATTCTGTCGACAACCAAAGGCGGCATTGCCCAGTTCTATGATCGCGATATGACCAAAGAAATGGCCGATGAAGGGATGAAAGGCATGCAACGTTTCATCAGTGACCCAACCAAAATTGACGAAATCTTAAGCCAATTAGAGAAAACTCGACAACGGATCTACAAAACAAAATAA
- the ugpC gene encoding sn-glycerol-3-phosphate ABC transporter ATP-binding protein UgpC, protein MAAITLRGVSKAYGDNGPVVLRNVDLDIDNHEFCVFLGPSGCGKSTLLRIIAGLEDPTDGDVNISGKRVNEVAPAQRGVAMVFQSYALFPHMTVAENIGFGLKLAKTPPEEIEWRVKEAATILQLEPFMDRKPKALSGGQRQRVAIGRAIVREPGVFLFDEPLSNLDATLRGKTRLEIARIHARFDQSSTVYVTHDQIEAMTLADKIVLLNAGKNAEMFGSVAQVGAPLELYHRPNSRFVAGFIGAPQMNFLDATVIDITDDGVLVQLTGSKDHILTHNSGAHLTVGQSVTLGIRPEHLEVIDSDISASESNSILTRTISLIERLGEQTYLHLHDVSGATLMAKVQGNSTSNPKDSIQMVVPAEFCHLFTADGRAVKHLQ, encoded by the coding sequence GTGGCAGCTATTACTTTACGCGGTGTTTCAAAAGCATATGGAGACAATGGCCCCGTCGTGTTGCGCAATGTCGATCTTGATATCGACAATCATGAATTCTGCGTATTTCTCGGACCATCAGGCTGTGGCAAATCAACGTTACTACGCATTATTGCAGGTCTAGAAGACCCCACCGATGGCGATGTGAATATCAGTGGCAAGCGAGTTAATGAGGTTGCACCAGCGCAACGCGGTGTTGCCATGGTGTTTCAAAGTTATGCTCTTTTCCCTCATATGACTGTGGCTGAAAATATTGGCTTTGGTTTGAAGTTAGCCAAAACACCGCCAGAGGAAATTGAATGGCGAGTAAAAGAAGCTGCCACCATATTACAGCTCGAACCGTTTATGGATCGGAAACCAAAAGCATTATCTGGCGGTCAACGCCAACGCGTTGCCATTGGTCGCGCTATTGTGCGCGAACCGGGTGTGTTTCTCTTTGATGAACCCTTATCTAACTTAGATGCCACATTGCGCGGTAAAACGCGTTTAGAGATTGCTCGCATCCATGCTCGATTTGATCAATCCAGCACCGTTTATGTTACACATGATCAAATTGAGGCCATGACCTTAGCAGATAAAATAGTCTTACTGAATGCGGGTAAAAACGCCGAAATGTTTGGCAGTGTGGCTCAGGTCGGTGCTCCTCTCGAATTATATCATCGCCCTAATAGCCGTTTTGTGGCCGGTTTTATCGGTGCACCACAAATGAATTTTCTCGATGCCACCGTGATTGATATTACTGACGATGGTGTCCTAGTTCAGTTAACTGGCTCAAAAGACCACATTCTGACTCATAATTCCGGTGCTCATCTGACAGTGGGCCAATCAGTTACTTTAGGTATCAGACCAGAGCATCTTGAGGTCATTGATTCTGATATTTCAGCATCAGAGTCTAACTCCATTTTAACCCGAACGATTTCGCTTATCGAACGTCTCGGAGAACAAACCTATTTGCATCTCCATGATGTCAGTGGCGCAACGCTGATGGCAAAAGTTCAGGGAAATAGTACGTCGAACCCGAAAGACAGTATTCAGATGGTAGTACCAGCAGAATTCTGTCACCTCTTCACCGCTGATGGCCGTGCGGTTAAGCACCTGCAATAA
- a CDS encoding LacI family DNA-binding transcriptional regulator, which produces MATIKEVAALAGVTPTTVTNVLRGRGRVSAATRERVLAVVAEQGYRPNLNARALVEQKAPTLALMLGCITNPFYPEFTLQAHLAARQHGRFLLVCNTDHENDGGMQFLDEVAGSLSDGVLVANKGDMDISQLREIEHRGVPVVISVWEFPDQHPGIPCVAFDSKRAGEIATEHLILLGHKKIGAIIASPKDGIHGGRFDGFVDTLNKAKLTYSDQHVEFCIDSFDGGYEAAYKLLSTKPDISALFVSNDLPALGVLDAAADLNIRIPQDLSVVSITNIQLASQSRPTLTTVAIPTAEMAAKGIELLLELSEKKYDEAPMICAESLELIQRQSTAVYSE; this is translated from the coding sequence ATGGCAACGATCAAAGAAGTCGCCGCGCTTGCGGGGGTGACGCCAACAACAGTCACTAATGTTCTTCGTGGGCGCGGCAGGGTCAGTGCAGCAACCCGTGAGCGAGTGTTGGCGGTTGTTGCAGAACAAGGTTACAGACCTAACCTCAACGCGCGTGCGCTAGTAGAACAAAAAGCACCTACCTTAGCGCTCATGCTTGGCTGCATTACCAACCCTTTTTATCCGGAATTCACGCTTCAAGCCCATTTAGCGGCACGTCAGCATGGTCGATTTTTATTGGTATGTAATACCGATCATGAAAATGATGGTGGAATGCAATTTCTGGATGAAGTCGCCGGTTCACTGTCAGATGGTGTATTAGTTGCCAATAAAGGGGATATGGATATTTCTCAGCTACGAGAAATTGAACATCGAGGCGTACCCGTAGTGATCAGTGTTTGGGAGTTTCCAGATCAACACCCTGGTATTCCCTGTGTTGCTTTTGATTCAAAACGAGCCGGTGAAATAGCAACGGAGCATCTTATTTTGCTCGGGCATAAGAAGATAGGGGCTATCATTGCAAGCCCAAAAGATGGGATCCACGGTGGTCGCTTCGATGGCTTTGTTGATACATTAAATAAAGCAAAACTGACTTATTCTGACCAGCATGTTGAATTTTGTATTGATTCGTTTGATGGGGGCTATGAAGCAGCCTATAAGCTGTTATCGACAAAACCAGACATTAGTGCATTATTTGTTTCAAACGATTTACCCGCACTGGGCGTTTTAGATGCTGCTGCGGATCTGAATATCAGAATACCTCAGGACTTATCGGTAGTGAGTATTACCAATATTCAACTGGCTAGCCAGTCAAGACCCACATTAACAACAGTCGCTATTCCGACGGCAGAAATGGCCGCTAAGGGTATCGAATTGCTTCTTGAATTATCTGAAAAAAAATATGATGAAGCCCCGATGATATGTGCAGAATCGCTTGAGCTAATTCAACGTCAATCAACAGCTGTTTACAGCGAATAA
- a CDS encoding AraC family transcriptional regulator: protein MLLSGYVWSGEESKFLEETKNEPEIPSLLQIDGIKDFIANQKPYLNSNMTINKLAMQTGISARELSFIINQGFGQNFFDFICDYRINYTKDLLKQPEKIRAILDVMYDSGFNSKSVFNTAFKQKTSMTPSQYRTTAQKGS from the coding sequence TTGCTGCTGAGCGGATACGTCTGGTCTGGAGAAGAGAGCAAATTCCTTGAAGAAACAAAAAATGAACCAGAAATACCATCATTATTACAGATTGATGGCATTAAAGATTTCATAGCTAACCAAAAACCATATCTGAATTCAAACATGACAATAAATAAATTAGCTATGCAGACCGGCATTTCTGCAAGAGAACTGTCTTTCATTATAAATCAGGGATTCGGACAGAATTTTTTTGATTTTATTTGTGATTACAGAATTAATTATACAAAGGATCTGCTGAAACAACCGGAAAAAATAAGAGCAATACTGGATGTGATGTACGATTCAGGGTTTAATTCAAAATCTGTCTTTAACACCGCTTTCAAACAAAAAACGAGCATGACGCCAAGTCAGTACCGAACTACAGCACAGAAGGGATCATAA